From the Manis javanica isolate MJ-LG chromosome 13, MJ_LKY, whole genome shotgun sequence genome, one window contains:
- the LOC140845581 gene encoding ral guanine nucleotide dissociation stimulator-like isoform X2: MPYPSRRKGRARHVTWQDEHLGPTVSELEDPRHRQLAPETKGRLASWLQRVQELFQTPVQELRPVSPASAPAELEDIQAEASAPRQGPKLEPQEHSGLGRRATAIMVPGLTEPEPCPDPMSPWDIPGVVTAPVPGPELEPHEPLGPGPVAPAGMALGLSEPEADPEPTSTCVAITRDVWRKEEWTILAFPHSLVAEQLTLICAGLYDRMEFVECNSYLQNQPQIGDIERLALTMYRVLWECDALVKLVTTTCLGTLSMMASDRAKVVRFWIWVAMGSLNLRNYAALHAIVSALQSPAIHRLESTWGHVSCVCLMVYEDLKTQDNWVHRKRLFKELESILRARQRGRMGLEERRTKDMVPYLGMILDDSVDKHLEYEDFRVIQSEITMQRKLAKVYDLEPDERFRCFAQAVELLDEEQSYSLSCQLEPPGQGAGRK, from the exons AT gccttaCCCCAGCCGCAGGAAGGGACGGGCTAGGCACGTTACCTGGCAGGAcgagcacctggggcccacggtttcagagctggaag acccacggcacaggcagctggctccagagacaaAGGGAAGGCTGGCTTCGTGGCTACAGCGAGTCCAGGAGCTCTTTCAGACCCCTGTGCAGGAGCTACGGCCAGTttcacctgcttcagcccctgcagagctggaGGACATCCAAGCAGAGGCCTCAGCTCCGAGGCAAGGCCCcaagctggagccccaggagcaCTCAGGCCTGGGGCGCAGAGCAACTGCCATAATGGTACCAGGCCTTACAGAGCCAGAGCCATGTCCAGACCCCAtgagcccctgggacatcccaggagtggtCACAGCCCCGGTGCcaggccccgagctggagccccatgagcccttGGGCCCGGGTCCGGtggcacctgcaggaatggcactGGGCCTGTCAGAGCCAGAGGCGGACCCGGAGCCCACCAGCACCTGTGTCGCGATCACCCGGGACGTGTGGAGGAAGGAGGAGTGGACCATTCTGGCATTTCCCCATagcctggtggccgagcagctgaccctgatctgtgcg GGGCTGTACGACAGGATGGAGTTTGTGGAATGTAACAGTTACTTACAGAACCAGCCACAGATAGGAGACATTGAGCGCCTGGCTCTCACCATGTATAGGGTCCTCTGGGAATGTGATGCCTTGGTTAAGTTggtcaccaccacctgcctcGGGACGCTGAGCATGATGGCCTCAGACAGGGCCAAAGTGGTTAGGTTCTGGATCTGGGTGGCCATG GGGAGTCTGAACCTCAGGAACTATGCTGCCCTTCATGCCATTGTCTcggccctgcagagccctgctATTCATCGTCTGGAAAGCACCTGGGGACATGTCTCCTG CGTCTGCCTGATGGTATACGAAGACCTGAAAACGCAGGACAACTGGGTGCACAGGAAGCGGCTGTTCAAG GAGCTGGAGTCCATATTGAGGGCAAGGCAGCGGGGCCGCATGGGACTGGAGGAGAGGAGGACAAAG GACATGGTTCCCTACCTCGGAATGATCCTGGACGATTCCGTAGACAAACACCTGGAATATGAGGAc TTCCGTGTCATCCAAAGTGAGATCACCATGCAGAGGAAGCTGGCCAAGGTGTATGACCTGGAGCCCGATGAGCGCTTCCGGTGCTTTGCCCAGGCCGTGGAGCTCCTGGAcgaggagcagag ctacagcctgtcctgccagctggagcccccaggccaggggGCCGGCAGAAAGTGA
- the LOC140845581 gene encoding uncharacterized protein isoform X1: MPYPSRRKGRARHVTWQDEHLGPTVSELEDPRHRQLAPETKGRLASWLQRVQELFQTPVQELRPVSPASAPAELEDIQAEASAPRQGPKLEPQEHSGLGRRATAIMVPGLTEPEPCPDPMSPWDIPGVVTAPVPGPELEPHEPLGPGPVAPAGMALGLSEPEADPEPTSTCVAITRDVWRKEEWTILAFPHSLVAEQLTLICAGLYDRMEFVECNSYLQNQPQIGDIERLALTMYRVLWECDALVKLVTTTCLGTLSMMASDRAKVVRFWIWVAMGSLNLRNYAALHAIVSALQSPAIHRLESTWGHVSCVCLMVYEDLKTQDNWVHRKRLFKELESILRARQRGRMGLEERRTKDMVPYLGMILDDSVDKHLEYEDVSEPRGAQGGGMVSFREERAPSEPRPLSTRPPPLLSPPSTPGPGLVGEECQKGPPKPRSWPQGRWG; encoded by the exons AT gccttaCCCCAGCCGCAGGAAGGGACGGGCTAGGCACGTTACCTGGCAGGAcgagcacctggggcccacggtttcagagctggaag acccacggcacaggcagctggctccagagacaaAGGGAAGGCTGGCTTCGTGGCTACAGCGAGTCCAGGAGCTCTTTCAGACCCCTGTGCAGGAGCTACGGCCAGTttcacctgcttcagcccctgcagagctggaGGACATCCAAGCAGAGGCCTCAGCTCCGAGGCAAGGCCCcaagctggagccccaggagcaCTCAGGCCTGGGGCGCAGAGCAACTGCCATAATGGTACCAGGCCTTACAGAGCCAGAGCCATGTCCAGACCCCAtgagcccctgggacatcccaggagtggtCACAGCCCCGGTGCcaggccccgagctggagccccatgagcccttGGGCCCGGGTCCGGtggcacctgcaggaatggcactGGGCCTGTCAGAGCCAGAGGCGGACCCGGAGCCCACCAGCACCTGTGTCGCGATCACCCGGGACGTGTGGAGGAAGGAGGAGTGGACCATTCTGGCATTTCCCCATagcctggtggccgagcagctgaccctgatctgtgcg GGGCTGTACGACAGGATGGAGTTTGTGGAATGTAACAGTTACTTACAGAACCAGCCACAGATAGGAGACATTGAGCGCCTGGCTCTCACCATGTATAGGGTCCTCTGGGAATGTGATGCCTTGGTTAAGTTggtcaccaccacctgcctcGGGACGCTGAGCATGATGGCCTCAGACAGGGCCAAAGTGGTTAGGTTCTGGATCTGGGTGGCCATG GGGAGTCTGAACCTCAGGAACTATGCTGCCCTTCATGCCATTGTCTcggccctgcagagccctgctATTCATCGTCTGGAAAGCACCTGGGGACATGTCTCCTG CGTCTGCCTGATGGTATACGAAGACCTGAAAACGCAGGACAACTGGGTGCACAGGAAGCGGCTGTTCAAG GAGCTGGAGTCCATATTGAGGGCAAGGCAGCGGGGCCGCATGGGACTGGAGGAGAGGAGGACAAAG GACATGGTTCCCTACCTCGGAATGATCCTGGACGATTCCGTAGACAAACACCTGGAATATGAGGAcgtgagtgagcccagaggggcacaggggggCGGGATGGTGAGCTTTAGGgaggagagagcccccagtgagcccAGACCTCTCAGCACCAGGCCTCCCCCCCTCCTGagtcccccctccaccccaggacctGGACTTGTTGGAGAGGAATGCCAGAAGGGCCCACCTAAGccccggtcctggccccagggcaggtggggctga
- the LOC140845580 gene encoding uncharacterized protein isoform X3: MRSCCVKPSEGVGVREAQRECPLAACGRWLRDHLQRLCPCLLRSPEREPEPTLHGTEVPTCRAPWTGVRRKGRKHSVRVEPAPNTSRSASEATLPPEDADQLAAVKKQGEFWARTLSSGTTLSRNISWSLLSLRSWSGSDTSDALTASSSNTGHDEGPEEELKMPYPSRRKGRARHVAWQDEHLGPTVSELEDPRHRQLAPETKGRPASWLQLVQALLQTPVQELRPVSPASAPAELEDIQAEASAPRQGPELEPHEPSGLGRRATAIMVPGLAEPEPCPDPMSPGDIPGVVSAPVPGPELEPHKPSGPGPVAPAGMAPGLAEPEADPEPTSTCVTITRDVPRTEEWTILQFPAHLVAEQLTLMCAELYSRIQYGECKAYLESPPLMEGTELLGPNVQMVIRQFNAMVSLVISSCLGTVTMTAQNRAQVVQFWIRVAEECLALKNFAALRAILLALQSRPIGRLESTWGRVSWKSSRTYKKLKKRNEEANREWLLEEARALMKQKLCAPRGCQPRKKQVPQGMVPFLGSFLRDVPVDQLPENNYGDGKRQRQLSAQSQKVTFILQEMMIYKYVAGLYDLEPEERFISFLQAVESLDEEQSYSLSCQLEPPGRRAGRKGLLQFFRPHKM, translated from the exons atgcggtcttgttgtgtgaagccttctgaaggcgtgggagtcagggaagcccaGAGAGAGTGTCCTCTTGCTGCCTGTGGGCGTTGGCTCAGAGACCACCTCCAACGCCTCTGTCCATGTCTCCtgaggagccccgag CGTGAACCTGAGCCAACTCTccatgggactgaggtccccacgtgcagggctccctggacaggagtgaggaggaaggggagaaagcacTCGGTACGAGTGGAACCAGCTCCAAACACCAGCCGGAGCGCTTCTGAGGCCACACTCCCTCCCGAGGACGCGGACCAGCTGGCAGCTGTGAAGAAGCAGGGAGAGTTCTGGGCAAGAACGCTGTCTTCAGGGACAACCCTCAGCCGGAACATTTCCTGGTCCCTACTCTCTCTAAG GTCATGGTCAGGGAGTGACACAAGTGATGCCCTCACGGCCTCTTCAAGCAACACGGGGCATGACGAGGGGCCAGAGGAGGAACTGAAAAT gccttaCCCCAGCCGCAGGAAGGGACGGGCTAGGCACGTTGCCTGGCAGGAcgagcacctggggcccacggtttcagagctggaag acccacggcacaggcagctggctccagagacaaAGGGAAGGCCGGCTTCATGGCTACAGCTAGTCCAGGCGCTCCTTCAGACCCCTGTGCAGGAGCTACGGCCAGTttcacctgcttcagcccctgcagagctggaGGACATCCAAGCAGAGGCCTCAGCTCCGAGGCAaggccccgagctggagccccatgagccctcaGGCCTGGGGCGCAGAGCAACTGCCATAATGGTACCAGGCCTTGCAGAGCCAGAGCCATGTCCAGACCCCATGAGCCCCGgggacatcccaggagtggtctcagCTCCGGTGCcaggccccgagctggagccccataAGCCCTCGGGCCCGGGTCCCGtggcacctgcaggaatggcaccgggcctggcagagccagaggcGGACCCAGAGCCCACCAGCACCTGTGTCACGATCACCCGGGATGTGCCGAGGACGGAGGAGTGGACAATCCTGCAGTTCCCTGCCCacctggtggccgagcagctgaccctgatgtgtgcg GAGCTGTACAGCAGGATTCAATACGGCGAATGCAAGGCCTACTTAGAGAGCCCGCCACTGATGGAAGGCACTGAGCTCCTGGGCCCCAACGTGCAAATGGTCATCAGGCAATTCAATGCCATGGTTAGCttggtcatctcctcctgcctcgggaCTGTGACCATGACGGCCCAGAACAGGGCCCAAGTGGTGCAGTTCTGGATCCGGGTGGCCGAG gagtgtctggccCTCAAGAATTTCGCTGCCCTCCgtgccattctcttggccctgcagagCCGTCCCATAGGTCGTCTGGAGAGCACCTGGGGACGtgtttcctg gaAGAGCTCCCGGACctacaaaaaacttaaaaagaggaaCGAGGAGGCTAACAGAGAGTGGCTCCTCGAG GAGGCGAGGGCCCTCATGAAGCAAAAGCTGTGCGCCCCCAGGGGATGCCAGCCTAGGAAGAAGCAG GTCCCACAGGGCATGGTCCCATTCCTTGGATCGTTTCTACGTGACGTGCCTGTAGACCAACTCCCAGAAAATAACTAC ggtgacgggaagagacagagacagttGAGTGCCCAGTCACAGAAG gtcacTTTCATCCTACAAGAGATGATGATCTACAAGTACGTGGCCGGGCTGTATGACCTGGAGCCCGAGGAGCGCTTCATCTCATTTCTCCAGGCCGTGGAGTCCCTGGAcgaggagcagag ctacagcctgtcctgccagctggagcccccaggccgGAGGGCCGGCAGAAAGGGACTGTTGCAGTTCTTCAGGCCCCACAAGATGTAA
- the LOC140845580 gene encoding uncharacterized protein isoform X2, with protein MRSCCVKPSEGVGVREAQRECPLAACGRWLRDHLQRLCPCLLRSPEREPEPTLHGTEVPTCRAPWTGVRRKGRKHSVRVEPAPNTSRSASEATLPPEDADQLAAVKKQGEFWARTLSSGTTLSRNISWSLLSLRSWSGSDTSDALTASSSNTGHDEGPEEELKMPYPSRRKGRARHVAWQDEHLGPTVSELEDPRHRQLAPETKGRPASWLQLVQALLQTPVQELRPVSPASAPAELEDIQAEASAPRQGPELEPHEPSGLGRRATAIMVPGLAEPEPCPDPMSPGDIPGVVSAPVPGPELEPHKPSGPGPVAPAGMAPGLAEPEADPEPTSTCVTITRDVPRTEEWTILQFPAHLVAEQLTLMCAELYSRIQYGECKAYLESPPLMEGTELLGPNVQMVIRQFNAMVSLVISSCLGTVTMTAQNRAQVVQFWIRVAEECLALKNFAALRAILLALQSRPIGRLESTWGRVSWKSSRTYKKLKKRNEEANREWLLEEARALMKQKLCAPRGCQPRKKQVPQGMVPFLGSFLRDVPVDQLPENNYGDGKRQRQLSAQSQKVRDGVKTPWAGPCLTHPLGLTCLERVKTHRAEDTKGFVRWGVASRPPSWRRSWRPNSGNRQGWMALEGRRVPM; from the exons atgcggtcttgttgtgtgaagccttctgaaggcgtgggagtcagggaagcccaGAGAGAGTGTCCTCTTGCTGCCTGTGGGCGTTGGCTCAGAGACCACCTCCAACGCCTCTGTCCATGTCTCCtgaggagccccgag CGTGAACCTGAGCCAACTCTccatgggactgaggtccccacgtgcagggctccctggacaggagtgaggaggaaggggagaaagcacTCGGTACGAGTGGAACCAGCTCCAAACACCAGCCGGAGCGCTTCTGAGGCCACACTCCCTCCCGAGGACGCGGACCAGCTGGCAGCTGTGAAGAAGCAGGGAGAGTTCTGGGCAAGAACGCTGTCTTCAGGGACAACCCTCAGCCGGAACATTTCCTGGTCCCTACTCTCTCTAAG GTCATGGTCAGGGAGTGACACAAGTGATGCCCTCACGGCCTCTTCAAGCAACACGGGGCATGACGAGGGGCCAGAGGAGGAACTGAAAAT gccttaCCCCAGCCGCAGGAAGGGACGGGCTAGGCACGTTGCCTGGCAGGAcgagcacctggggcccacggtttcagagctggaag acccacggcacaggcagctggctccagagacaaAGGGAAGGCCGGCTTCATGGCTACAGCTAGTCCAGGCGCTCCTTCAGACCCCTGTGCAGGAGCTACGGCCAGTttcacctgcttcagcccctgcagagctggaGGACATCCAAGCAGAGGCCTCAGCTCCGAGGCAaggccccgagctggagccccatgagccctcaGGCCTGGGGCGCAGAGCAACTGCCATAATGGTACCAGGCCTTGCAGAGCCAGAGCCATGTCCAGACCCCATGAGCCCCGgggacatcccaggagtggtctcagCTCCGGTGCcaggccccgagctggagccccataAGCCCTCGGGCCCGGGTCCCGtggcacctgcaggaatggcaccgggcctggcagagccagaggcGGACCCAGAGCCCACCAGCACCTGTGTCACGATCACCCGGGATGTGCCGAGGACGGAGGAGTGGACAATCCTGCAGTTCCCTGCCCacctggtggccgagcagctgaccctgatgtgtgcg GAGCTGTACAGCAGGATTCAATACGGCGAATGCAAGGCCTACTTAGAGAGCCCGCCACTGATGGAAGGCACTGAGCTCCTGGGCCCCAACGTGCAAATGGTCATCAGGCAATTCAATGCCATGGTTAGCttggtcatctcctcctgcctcgggaCTGTGACCATGACGGCCCAGAACAGGGCCCAAGTGGTGCAGTTCTGGATCCGGGTGGCCGAG gagtgtctggccCTCAAGAATTTCGCTGCCCTCCgtgccattctcttggccctgcagagCCGTCCCATAGGTCGTCTGGAGAGCACCTGGGGACGtgtttcctg gaAGAGCTCCCGGACctacaaaaaacttaaaaagaggaaCGAGGAGGCTAACAGAGAGTGGCTCCTCGAG GAGGCGAGGGCCCTCATGAAGCAAAAGCTGTGCGCCCCCAGGGGATGCCAGCCTAGGAAGAAGCAG GTCCCACAGGGCATGGTCCCATTCCTTGGATCGTTTCTACGTGACGTGCCTGTAGACCAACTCCCAGAAAATAACTAC ggtgacgggaagagacagagacagttGAGTGCCCAGTCACAGAAGGTGAGGGATGGAGTCAagaccccctgggcaggaccctgtcTCACCCATCCCCTGGGTCTAACGTGTCTGGAGAGAGTTAAGACACACAGAGCTGAGGATACTAAAGGTTTTGTCAGGTGGGGGGTGGCATCAAGGcctccttcctggaggaggagctggagacccaacagtgggaacaggcagggctggatggcattgGAGGGAAGGCGGGTTCCCATGTGA
- the LOC140845580 gene encoding uncharacterized protein isoform X1, which translates to MRSCCVKPSEGVGVREAQRECPLAACGRWLRDHLQRLCPCLLRSPEREPEPTLHGTEVPTCRAPWTGVRRKGRKHSVRVEPAPNTSRSASEATLPPEDADQLAAVKKQGEFWARTLSSGTTLSRNISWSLLSLRSWSGSDTSDALTASSSNTGHDEGPEEELKMPYPSRRKGRARHVAWQDEHLGPTVSELEDPRHRQLAPETKGRPASWLQLVQALLQTPVQELRPVSPASAPAELEDIQAEASAPRQGPELEPHEPSGLGRRATAIMVPGLAEPEPCPDPMSPGDIPGVVSAPVPGPELEPHKPSGPGPVAPAGMAPGLAEPEADPEPTSTCVTITRDVPRTEEWTILQFPAHLVAEQLTLMCAELYSRIQYGECKAYLESPPLMEGTELLGPNVQMVIRQFNAMVSLVISSCLGTVTMTAQNRAQVVQFWIRVAEECLALKNFAALRAILLALQSRPIGRLESTWGRVSWKSSRTYKKLKKRNEEANREWLLEEARALMKQKLCAPRGCQPRKKQVRVAWHGSRAVGATLYLPLVSPALSCQHWGDQEEGESSWVQGEGGGQVQGQQGLGLAKSQPWEALGGESRAKGGGEEAQGGPRELGAVGVGFRGGSVGALEAGGDSSPPYPGPTGHGPIPWIVST; encoded by the exons atgcggtcttgttgtgtgaagccttctgaaggcgtgggagtcagggaagcccaGAGAGAGTGTCCTCTTGCTGCCTGTGGGCGTTGGCTCAGAGACCACCTCCAACGCCTCTGTCCATGTCTCCtgaggagccccgag CGTGAACCTGAGCCAACTCTccatgggactgaggtccccacgtgcagggctccctggacaggagtgaggaggaaggggagaaagcacTCGGTACGAGTGGAACCAGCTCCAAACACCAGCCGGAGCGCTTCTGAGGCCACACTCCCTCCCGAGGACGCGGACCAGCTGGCAGCTGTGAAGAAGCAGGGAGAGTTCTGGGCAAGAACGCTGTCTTCAGGGACAACCCTCAGCCGGAACATTTCCTGGTCCCTACTCTCTCTAAG GTCATGGTCAGGGAGTGACACAAGTGATGCCCTCACGGCCTCTTCAAGCAACACGGGGCATGACGAGGGGCCAGAGGAGGAACTGAAAAT gccttaCCCCAGCCGCAGGAAGGGACGGGCTAGGCACGTTGCCTGGCAGGAcgagcacctggggcccacggtttcagagctggaag acccacggcacaggcagctggctccagagacaaAGGGAAGGCCGGCTTCATGGCTACAGCTAGTCCAGGCGCTCCTTCAGACCCCTGTGCAGGAGCTACGGCCAGTttcacctgcttcagcccctgcagagctggaGGACATCCAAGCAGAGGCCTCAGCTCCGAGGCAaggccccgagctggagccccatgagccctcaGGCCTGGGGCGCAGAGCAACTGCCATAATGGTACCAGGCCTTGCAGAGCCAGAGCCATGTCCAGACCCCATGAGCCCCGgggacatcccaggagtggtctcagCTCCGGTGCcaggccccgagctggagccccataAGCCCTCGGGCCCGGGTCCCGtggcacctgcaggaatggcaccgggcctggcagagccagaggcGGACCCAGAGCCCACCAGCACCTGTGTCACGATCACCCGGGATGTGCCGAGGACGGAGGAGTGGACAATCCTGCAGTTCCCTGCCCacctggtggccgagcagctgaccctgatgtgtgcg GAGCTGTACAGCAGGATTCAATACGGCGAATGCAAGGCCTACTTAGAGAGCCCGCCACTGATGGAAGGCACTGAGCTCCTGGGCCCCAACGTGCAAATGGTCATCAGGCAATTCAATGCCATGGTTAGCttggtcatctcctcctgcctcgggaCTGTGACCATGACGGCCCAGAACAGGGCCCAAGTGGTGCAGTTCTGGATCCGGGTGGCCGAG gagtgtctggccCTCAAGAATTTCGCTGCCCTCCgtgccattctcttggccctgcagagCCGTCCCATAGGTCGTCTGGAGAGCACCTGGGGACGtgtttcctg gaAGAGCTCCCGGACctacaaaaaacttaaaaagaggaaCGAGGAGGCTAACAGAGAGTGGCTCCTCGAG GAGGCGAGGGCCCTCATGAAGCAAAAGCTGTGCGCCCCCAGGGGATGCCAGCCTAGGAAGAAGCAGGTGAGAGTGGCATGGCATGGGTCACGGGCGGTGGGGGCGACCCTGTACCTGCCCCTGGTGtcaccagccctgagctgccagcactggggtgaccaggaggagggcgagagcagctgggtacagggggaaggtggaggacaggtgcagggccAACAGGGCctgggattggccaaaagccagccctgggaggccctgggaggggagagcagggcgaagggtggtggggaggaagcacagggtggtccaagggagctgggggctgtgggtgtggggttcaggggaggctctgtgggtgcccttgaggcaggtggggactcatcacctccctACCCAGGTCCCACAGGGCATGGTCCCATTCCTTGGATCGTTTCTACGTGA